Proteins encoded together in one Quercus lobata isolate SW786 chromosome 3, ValleyOak3.0 Primary Assembly, whole genome shotgun sequence window:
- the LOC115982531 gene encoding probable inactive receptor kinase At1g27190, translated as MKIFLILSLASVFCFYLSNSIEDDVMCLKGVKNSLSDPANKLSSWTFTNSSNGTICKFQGVGCWNDQENRLFSLELLSMQLSGEVPESLKYSGSLQTLDLSNNSISGPIPSQICNWLPYLVSLDLSRNALAGPIPPEIADCKFLNSLIFSNNHLSGPIPYGLGQSRLKRFSVANNDLSGSVPADLARFNGSDFDGNDKLSVKPLGSNRGGLSSKSIAIIVSAGVAGAAASLFIVFVIWSRCR; from the coding sequence ATGAAGATTTTTCTGATTCTCTCATTAGCTTCAGTCTTCTGCTTTTATCTAAGCAATTCCATTGAAGACGATGTGATGTGCTTGAAAGGTGTGAAGAACTCGCTCTCTGACCCGGCCAACAAGCTGAGTTCATGGACCTTCACGAACTCGTCCAACGGTACAATCTGCAAGTTCCAAGGAGTTGGGTGCTGGAACGATCAGGAGAACCGGCTCTTCAGCCTTGAGCTTCTGTCGATGCAACTTTCCGGCGAGGTCCCGGAGAGTCTGAAGTATAGCGGGAGCCTCCAAACCCTAGATCTCTCCAACAACTCCATCTCCGGTCCAATCCCTTCTCAAATCTGTAACTGGTTGCCTTATCTCGTTTCGCTAGATCTCTCCAGGAACGCTCTCGCCGGACCGATCCCGCCGGAGATCGCAGACTGTAAGTTCTTGAACAGCTTGATTTTTAGCAACAACCACCTCTCCGGTCCGATCCCGTACGGGCTCGGCCAGAGTCGGTTGAAGAGATTCTCGGTCGCGAACAACGATCTCTCCGGTTCGGTCCCGGCCGATTTGGCGAGATTCAACGGTTCGGACTTTGACGGCAACGATAAACTCTCGGTGAAGCCGTTGGGTTCGAATCGCGGTGGTCTGAGTAGCAAAAGCATCGCCATTATCGTCTCCGCCGGTGTTGCTGGCGCCGCCGCGTCTTTGTTCATAGTGTTTGTGATTTGGTCAAGATGTAGATAA
- the LOC115978668 gene encoding probable inactive receptor kinase At1g27190 — protein sequence MKIFLILSLASIFCFSLSNSIEDDVMCLQGVKNSLSDPANKLSSWTFTNSSVASICKLQGVSCWNEKENRLISLQLPTMQLSGEVPESLKYCRSLQTLDLSNNSISGPIPSQICNWLPYLVSLDLSRNALAGPIPPEIADCKFLNSLILGNNRLSGPIPYGLGRLNRLKTFSVANNDLSGSVPADLASFDGSDFDGNGKLCGKPLGSKCGGLSSKSLAIIVAAGVVSAAASLFIGFVIWWWFFVRSGSGKGKSYGFGNGGGFKGDSSWVELLKSHKLIQVSLFQKPIVKVRLSDLLVATNNFDSENVVISSRTGVSYKAVLSDGSALAIKRLNGCKLSEKQFRSEMNRLGQLRHPNLVPLLGFCVVEEEKLLVYKHMFNGTLYSQLHGSGNANSQYGFLDWPTRLRIGVGAARGLAWLHHACQPPYMHQNISSNVVLLDYDFEARITDFGLARLVGCSSRDSNDSSYVNGDLGECGYVAPEYSSTMVASWKGDVYGFGVVLLELVTGQKPLEVTTGGDVFKGSLVDWVSQKFIHGGSKDAIDKALSGKGHDDEIVQFLRVACSCVASRPKDRPSMYQVYESLKSMAEKHGFSEQYDEFPMIFGKHDPDYKE from the coding sequence ATGAAGATTTTTCTGATTCTCTCATTAGCTTCAATCTTCTGCTTTTCCCTAAGCAATTCCATTGAAGACGATGTGATGTGCTTGCAAGGCGTGAAGAACTCGCTCTCCGACCCGGCCAACAAGCTGAGTTCATGGACCTTCACGAACTCGTCCGTCGCTTCAATCTGCAAGCTCCAAGGAGTTTCGTGCTGGAACGAGAAGGAGAACCGGCTCATCAGCCTTCAGCTTCCGACGATGCAGCTTTCCGGCGAGGTTCCGGAGTCTCTGAAGTATTGCCGGAGCCTCCAAACCCTAGATCTCTCCAACAACTCCATCTCCGGTCCAATCCCTTCTCAAATCTGTAACTGGTTGCCTTATCTCGTTTCGCTGGATCTCTCCAGGAACGCTCTCGCCGGACCGATCCCGCCGGAGATCGCAGACTGTAAGTTCTTGAACAGCTTGATTTTGGGCAACAACCGCCTCTCCGGTCCGATCCCGTACGGGCTCGGCCGGTTGAACCGGTTGAAGACATTCTCGGTCGCGAACAACGATCTCTCCGGTTCGGTCCCGGCCGATTTGGCGAGCTTTGACGGTTCGGACTTTGACGGCAACGGTAAGCTCTGCGGGAAGCCTTTGGGCTCGAAGTGCGGTGGTCTGAGTAGCAAAAGCCTCGCCATTATCGTCGCCGCCGGTGTTGTCAGCGCCGCCGCGTCTTTGTTCATagggtttgtgatttggtggTGGTTCTTCGTTAGGTCTGGTAGTGGAAAAGGCAAAAGCTATGGTTTTGGTAATGGTGGTGGTTTTAAAGGTGATAGTAGTTGGGTTGAGCTACTTAAGTCTCATAAGCTAATTCAAGTCTCTTTGTTTCAAAAACCAATTGTCAAAGTTAGGCTATCGGATTTGTTAGTTGCAACAAACAATTTCGATTCCGAAAATGTTGTGATCTCGTCGAGAACTGGGGTTTCTTACAAGGCTGTATTGTCAGACGGGTCGGCTTTGGCAATTAAGCGGCTTAATGGGTGTAAGCTAAGCGAGAAGCAATTTCGGTCAGAGATGAATAGATTGGGGCAGTTAAGGCATCCCAATTTGGTGCctttgttgggtttttgtgTTGTTGAGGAAGAGAAGCTTTTGGTGTACAAGCATATGTTTAATGGGACTTTGTATTCTCAATTGCACGGAAGTGGCAATGCTAATAGTCAGTATGGTTTTTTGGATTGGCCGACGAGGTTAAGGATTGGTGTGGGTGCGGCTAGAGGACTTGCTTGGTTACACCATGCTTGTCAACCACCTTATATGCATCAAAACATTAGCTCCAATGTGGTTCTTCTTGACTATGATTTCGAGGCTCGGATCACGGATTTTGGGTTGGCTAGGCTTGTGGGTTGTTCATCTCGCGATTCGAATGATAGTTCGTATGTGAATGGGGATTTGGGAGAGTGTGGTTATGTGGCTCCGGAGTACTCCAGCACAATGGTCGCGTCGTGGAAAggagatgtttatggttttgggGTTGTGCTTTTGGAGCTGGTGACAGGGCAGAAGCCTCTTGAGGTGACTACTGGAGGGGATGTGTTCAAGGGGAGTTTGGTGGATTGGGTGAGTCAGAAGTTTATCCATGGTGGGAGCAAGGATGCCATAGATAAGGCTCTAAGTGGGAAAGGTCATGACGATGAAATCGTGCAGTTTTTGAGGGTTGCTTGTTCTTGTGTTGCTTCTAGGCCCAAGGATAGGCCTTCTATGTACCAAGTTTATGAGTCATTGAAGAGCATGGCTGAGAAACATGGTTTCTCTGAACAGTATGATGAATTTCCAATGATATTTGGCAAACACGATCCTGACTATAAGGAGTAG